In Emcibacter nanhaiensis, the sequence GAACTCAGCAGCCACAACCAGCGCATCATCGTCAATTGCGGCAGTGGCGCCTTTTATCCGCGAGAAGACGGCACGGATCTGTTCACCATCTCCCGCATTACTGCGGCCCACAGCACCCTGGTGCTGAACAACCGCAACAGCAGCGAAATCCTGGAAAACGGCCTGATCGGCGCCGGCCCGACGGTGGTGTCCAGCCGCCGGATCGAGGAGCGCGGCGACGTGCTGCTGGAATGTAGCCACAACGGTTATGAAGACCGGTTCGGGCGCAAACACTGGCGGCTGATCTATATGAACCGGGAAGGCGATGATGTGCGTGGCGAGGATATCCTCGAAGCGACATCGTCCAGAGTGGAAAGCCTGCCGTTCGATATCCGCTTTCACCTGCATCCCGATGTGGCGGCGAGCCTGCTGGAAGGGCGCAACAAGATCAAATTGCGCCTGCCCAGTGACGAGGTCTGGATGTTCATGTCCTCCGGCGCGGAAATGTCCCTTGAAGAAAGCCTCTACCTCGGGGCGCCCGGCCGCCTGCAGCGCAGCCGCCAGATTGTCCTGTCCAATATGGCCGGCAGCGGCGATACAACCGTGAAATGGGCTGTAAAACGAATAATAGACGCCTGACGGGGCACTGATTGGCGCTTCGGGGCAATTAGGCCTTGCGTCAGACACGGTGATTCAGTACATGCCCTGACAGAGCAAGAAAGAAAAAGGAAAGATTTATGAGCGACACGTCTCTGCAGCCCATCAAGAGGGCTCTCCTGTCCGTCTCCGACAAAAGCGGCCTGGTTGAATTCGGCAAATTCCTGGAAAGCCAGGGGGTGGAAATCCTCTCCACCGGCGGATCCGCCAAAATGCTGGCCGGGGCCGGCGTGGCGGTGACGGAAGTGGCCAGTTATACCGGCTTCCCGGAAATGATGGACGGCCGGGTCAAAACCCTGCATCCGAAAATCCACGGCGGACTGCTGGCGCTCCGGGATGACGAGGGACATGTGGCGTCCATGAAAGAACATGATATCGGCGCCATCGACCTTTTGGTGGTCAACCTTTATCCGTTCGAGGAAACCGTGGAAAAAGGCGCCGACTTCGCCACCTGTATCGAAAATATCGATATCGGCGGCCCGGCCATGATCCGCTCCTCCGCCAAAAACCACAAGTTCGTCACCGTGGTGGTCGAAGCCGAGGACTATGACGCAGTCATGACATCCATGCAGGAAAATAACGGCGCTACCACCGGCGACCTGCGTAAAAACCTGGCGGCCAAGGCCTTTGCCCGCACCGGCGCCTATGATGCAGCCATTTCCAGCTGGTTTGCGTCCGAGCTGGGGGAAACCTATCCCCAGCGCCTGAACCTGACCGCGACCCTGAAGCAGACCCTGCGCTACGGCGAAAATCCGCACCAGGATGCGGCCTTCTATGTGACCCGTTCCGCCACACCGCGCCCGGGCATTGCCACGGCGGTGCAGGTGCAGGGCAAGGAACTGAGCTACAACAACCTCAATGACACCGATGCCGCCTTCGAACTGGTCAGCGAATTTGCCGCTGCCGAAAGCCCGGCGGTGGCCATCATCAAACATGCCAACCCCTGCGGCGTGGCCCGGGGGGAAAGCCTGATTGATGCCTATAACAAGGCGCTGCGCTGCGATCCGGTCAGCGCCTTCGGCGGCATCATCGCCCTGAACCAGCGTCTGGACGCGGCCACGGCCGAGGAAATTTCCCAGATTTTCACCGAGGTGGTGATTGCGCCGGAAGCTGACGAAGACGCCGTCGCCCTGCTGGGCGCCAAGAAAAACCTGCGCCTGCTGCTGACCGGCGGCATGGCCGACCCACGCGAAGCCGGCCAGATCATCAAATCCGTGGCCGGCGGCTACCTGCTGCAGGGCCGGGACAACGGCAAGGTGACCATGGATGACCTGAAAGTGGTGACCAAACGCGAGCCCAGCGAGCAGGAACTGAAAGACCTGCTGTTTGCCTTCACCGTTTGCAAGCATGTGAAGTCCAACGCCATCATCTATGTGAAGGATGAAGCGACCGTGGGGATCGGCGCCGGTCAGATGAGCCGGGTCGACAGCGCCCGCACCGCGGCCCGCAAGTCGCAGGATGCGTCCGAAGCGGCGGGATATGACACGGTGATGACCGAGGGCTCCGTGGTCGCCTCCGACGCCTTCTTCCCCTTCGCCGACGGCCTGATCAGTGCCGCCGAAGCCGGGGTCACGGCGGTGATCCAGCCGGGCGGGTCGATCCGCGATGATGAAGTGATTGCCGCTGCTGACGAGCGCGGTCTGGCCATGGTGTTCACCGGCATGCGCCACTTCCGCCACTGAGACAAGAAGTTTTACCAGACAACAAAAAAGGCCGCCTCACCGGGCGGCCTTTTCTTTGCGTTATTGTCGATCAGCTCACCACATTCCGGATCTGCCGGGCGGCAAACCCCAGTTTGGTGACATTGATATGGCCGGCCAGCTGGAACTCCCGGATCAGTTTCTGGATCCGGGCGGTGGAGGCTTCGGAGTCCGCCAGCCATTCCTTGGCCGCCGCCAGCGAGGAGCGGTTCTTGCTTTCATGCAGGGTGCGCCGGGTCAGCAGCTTCTGCTGGTCGAGCAGGTCGCTGACCACGCTTTTCACCGCCAGGCGGTCCCAGTGGTCGGCGGTTTCCGCCATTTCCGCCTGGTCGCGCAGCCAGTCAAAGCCCATCTCGTCGCCGAGCATGAAATAGGCCTTGGCCACATCGACCACATCCCGTTTCTGTTCTTCGGCGACCTGGACAATGTCGCAGGCGGCCACTTTCATTTCCAGGTTGCTGATGTCGGTGGCCAGGTCCTCGCTGACGCTTTGTTCGCAATACATGGCGATTTTGGCCTTGAGGCTTTCCTCATGGGTGGTCTGCACCACAATCGGCATGTCGAACAGCTTTTTGATGCCCGGCTTATACTGCTCGATAATGGACCGGATCGGCTGCTTGGGATCGGTGTTGTTCAGGAACCAGATGGTCTGACGGCGGGCGAATTCCTCCACATCCATCAGCAGCAGGATCTGGATCGTGGCCGGGACTATATAATCCAGTTCCTCGATTTTTTTCCACAGGACATCGAGGTCAAAGACTTCCCGGCTGATGATGCTGGCCCGGGCGATTTCCCATGGCGCCGCACCGGTCTCTTCCTTGAGGTCGTGAATGCCGCCGCGGTTAACGATGTCGTTGCACAGCACCTTGGCGATAATTTCCCGCCGCAGCCGGTGATTCCTGGCCGCTTCCGGATATTTTTTGCTCAGGCGCTCGGGGAAGGATTCCGCCAGATATTTTTCCAGGTACGGGTCGTCCAGCAGGTCGCTGGCCAGCAACTCGTCATAGAGCCACATCTTGGCATAGGCGACCAGTACGGAAATTTCCGGCCGGGTCAGGCCCTGGTCCTTTTCGCCCCGCTCGATCAGTTCGTCATCGCCGGGCAGGAATTCCAGTTCCCGGTCGAGATGGGCTTCTTTTTCCAGATCATCCATATAGCGGACAAAGCTGTCCAGTTCGCGGATGCTGGCGGCCCGGGCGACGCTGATGGCCTGGGTCTGGAGATAGTTGTCCCGCAGAACTATCTCCGCCACATCATCGGTCATATCCTCCAGCAGCCTGTCGCGCTGTTTGCGGGTCAGGTGGCCGTCGGATACCAGGCTGTTGAGCAGGATCTTGATGTTGACTTCATTGTCGGAACAGTCGACGCCGGCGGAGTTGTCCACTGCGTCGGTGTTGAGCATGCCGCCCCGGAGCGCGAATTCAATGCGGCCGAGCTGGGTGCAGCCCAGGTTGCCGCCTTCGCCGATCACCTTGCAGTTGAGGTCGTGGCCGTTGACGCGGATGGCGTCATTGCCGCGGTCGCCGACCTGGCCGTTGCTTTCATGGCTGGATTTCACATAGGTGCCGATGCCGCCGAACCACAACAGGTCCACATGGGATTTGAGGATAAAGCGGATCAGCTCATTGGGCGTGACGTTGGCCTGGTCGGCCGGAATGTCGAGAAGTTTGGCGATTTCCTTGCTGACGGCAATGGATTTGGCCCGCCGGCTGAACACGCCGCCGCCCTTTGAAATCAGCTTTTTGTCATAGTCCTGCCAGCTGGAGCGCGGCAGGTCGAACAGGCGCCGGCGTTCGGCAAAGCTTTTGGCCGGGTCGGGAGCCGGGTCGATGAAAATATCCCGGTGGTCGAAGGCGGCGACCAGCTTGATGGCTTCCGACAGCAGCATGCCGTTGCCGAACACGTCGCCGGACATGTCGCCGATCCCGGCCACGGTGATGGAATCACTCTGCACATTGATGCCTTTTTCCCGGAAATGGCGCTGCACCGACACCCAGCCGCCGCGGGCGGTGATGCCCATCTTCTTGTGGTCATAGCCCTGGGAGCCGCCCGAGGCGAAGGCGTCGTCAAGCCAGAAGCCATAGTCCTGGGCCAGGCCGTTGGCAATGTCGGAGAAAGTGGCCGTGCCCTTGTCGGCGGCGACCACCAGATAGGGATCATCGCTGTCGCGCCGGATCACCTGCTGCGGCGGGATCACATCGGTGTCCCGCAGGTTGTCGGTCACATCCAGCAGGCCGGAGATAAAGGTCTTGTAGCAGGCGATGCCTTCTTCGAGGATTTCCTCGCGGCTGCCGCCTTCGGGCAGCATCTTGGGCACAAAGCCGCCTTTGGCGCCGACCGGCACGATGACGGTGTTCTTCACCTGCTGGGCCTTGACCAGGCCCAGCACTTCGGTGCGGTAATCCTCGCGCCGGTCTGACCAGCGCAGGCCGCCGCGGGCAACCGGCCCGAAGCGGAGATGCACGCCTTCCACCCGGGGCGAATAGACGAAAATCTCGGCGAAGGGCTTCGGTTTCGGCGCTTCACGCACCTCCTGGCTTTTGATCTTGATGGCGACATAGGGTTTATGCTGGTCGTCTTCATCCATTTGGTAGAAATTGGTGCGCAGGGTGCTGCCGATCACATTAAGGTAGCTGCGCAGCATGCGGTCCTGGTCGAGGATATCCACTTTTTCCAGCAGTTCCCGGACCTGGCCGGTCAGCCGCTCGCGCTCGGCTTCGCGGTCCACGTCCGCTCCCAGGTCGGTGCGGAAACTGACCTCGAAAAGTTGAGCCAAACAACCGGCAATTTCCGCATGCTGGGTCAGGGTGTCCTGCATGTAGCGCTGGCTGTAGGACATGGAAAGTTGTCTCAGGTATTTGCTGTAGGTGCGCAGGACCAGCACCTGGCGCCAGTTGAGGCCGGCCCGCAGCACCAGTTTGTTGAAGCCGTCATTGTCGATGCGGCCGAGCCAGACCATGCGCAGGGTGGCTTCCATGCGGTCCTTGATTTCCGACAGATCTCGCCACTGCCGGTTCACATCCTCCAGGAAGAAATCATGGATCACATGCAGGACATTCTCGTCCTTGTCCCGCACCTTCAGGTCAAAGGCCATTTCCTCGATCACCCTAAGACCCATATTTTCCAGCATGGGCAGGCAGTCGCTCAGGGCGATGGTCTGGTGACTGGTGTAGATTTTCAGCCGGATGATATGGTCCGGATCCTCGGCGATGCGGAACAGGTTGAACTGGATATTGTCGCACTCGGGCAACAGCTCCAGTTTTTCCACATCGGTGACGGCGAAACGGGGGTCGAAGCTTTCCCGATAGGCGGAGTTGAAGGCTTTGCTGTATTTGTTGAACAGCTGGTTGCCCTTTTCCTCGCCCCAGTGGTCGGTCAGCACTTCCTGCAGATAATCGTTCCAGCGCTGGGCCACTTCCTCGATCCGCCGGTTGATATCTTCCGGATCCGGGTTGGGCACATTTCCGGCCTTGGTACGGATGATGAAATGCCAGCGGGCGGTGCGGTCATTGCTGAGCTGGGCATAACGGGAAGACAATTCGCCGTTATAAGCGTCACAGAGAATGGCTTCGATTTTGCCGCGCAGGGTGGAATCGTAAATTTCCCGCGGTACAAACACCAGGGCCGAGACATAGCGCTCAAACTTGTCCTTGCGGATGAAGGCGCGGCATTTGGGGCGGACATGCAGGTGCAGGATGCCCATGGCGGTTTCAAACAGCTGGTCTTCGTCAATCTGGAACAATTCATCCCGGGGCAGGGTTTCCAGGATATGCAGCATGCTGCGCGCGTTATGGCTGCCTTCCTTGAAGCCGGAGCGGTTGATGATATTTTCCACCTTGCGGCCCAGGTAAGGGACGGAACGGGCCCGCTCCATGTAGGAATCGGACGTGAACAGGCCGACAAAACGGGCTTCCCGCACCACCTTGCCGCTTTTGTCATATTTCTTGAAGCCGATATAGTCCAGGTGAACCACCCGGTGGACCAGGGATTTCACATTGGCCTTGGTGATCAGGATCGGTTCGGGCTGGGTCATGAAATGGGCGATTTCCGGATTGACCGGCACCAGGCCTTCGGGACCGCGCAGGACGTACACTCCAGGATCGCGCAGGATGCCGAGGCCCGGTTCCTTGTCCGGATCCGATTTCTTGCCGCTGTGGTCATATTCCCGGTAACCGAGGAAGGTGAAATTGTCGTTGATCAGCCAGCGCATGAAATTCTGCGCTTCCGTGACTTCGCTGCGGGGCACCGACTTGGGCGTCTGGTCCAGGTTGCCGATCATTTCTTCCATTTTGGCGACGATCGGTTTCCAGTCGGCCACGGCGGTGGTCACGAAGGTCATGACCTGATGCAGCTTTTCTTCCAGCGCCTTCAGCTGCGCGGGATCGGTCATGGCGGTGACTTCGATATGCATGAAGGATTCGGCGACCTGCTTGCCGCCTTTTGCCACCCGCTTGTGGTCCGTGTCGCGCCGGTTCTTCAGGATCGGATGCAACAGCATATGCAGGTCGCAGCCTTCCTCCAGTAAATTGAAGGTGACGGAATCCAGCAGGAACGGCATGTCGTCGTTGATGATCTGCACCACGGTGTGCGAGGACTGCCAGCCATGTTCCTCAAGGGTGGTGTTAAAGACCCTGAGCTTGGTTTTGCCCGGCTCCCGGTCTTCGCCGAATTTCCACAGCGACAGGGCGATGCCGTAGAGTTCGTCAACCGGCCGGTTGATCAGGTCGTCGGGGGAGGCGTTTTCATAAAGTTGCCGGACGAATTCCGGAAAACCGGTTTCTTCGGCGTTTTTCATGCGATCCGTGGCAAAGCTGACGACGGAGTCGATACGATTGTCTTTTTGTGCCCAGCTGTTCACAATATCCCTCTTGATCTTACCGGGAATCGCCTACGTTTCGAGAATCCCTTGCGATCCCGTTGCGTGGTGAGGCCGGTGTTATTCTGAGAAAAGAAAAATCAGTGCTGGTCTTTTGCCACCCGTTTCAGAAGAGCCGCGAGTGTCCGCTCCTCCTCTTCACCGAGCAGTTTTATGATCTCCACAGACGTTCCTTTTCGTTTACCCAATATCAAACAAAAGTCTTCTTTGTCCGGATCTGCCTGATCTTCTTGCGGAATATTTTCCGTCAGGTCAAAGCCGGCTATTGTCGGCATGTTTTTAACTATTTTTTCCGCCTCTTCAAGCGAATTCTTTGTGGCGGCGGAGGGCAGTCCGGAAGCATGTTCCCGGCGCGCCCTGACGCATCCCTTGATGCCACCTTTGAAGCTTTCCAGAAAAGCCTCCAGGGTATTGCCGGTCTGGCCGTTTGTCAGGGCAAAGTCCAGCGCGGCG encodes:
- the purH gene encoding bifunctional phosphoribosylaminoimidazolecarboxamide formyltransferase/IMP cyclohydrolase; this translates as MSDTSLQPIKRALLSVSDKSGLVEFGKFLESQGVEILSTGGSAKMLAGAGVAVTEVASYTGFPEMMDGRVKTLHPKIHGGLLALRDDEGHVASMKEHDIGAIDLLVVNLYPFEETVEKGADFATCIENIDIGGPAMIRSSAKNHKFVTVVVEAEDYDAVMTSMQENNGATTGDLRKNLAAKAFARTGAYDAAISSWFASELGETYPQRLNLTATLKQTLRYGENPHQDAAFYVTRSATPRPGIATAVQVQGKELSYNNLNDTDAAFELVSEFAAAESPAVAIIKHANPCGVARGESLIDAYNKALRCDPVSAFGGIIALNQRLDAATAEEISQIFTEVVIAPEADEDAVALLGAKKNLRLLLTGGMADPREAGQIIKSVAGGYLLQGRDNGKVTMDDLKVVTKREPSEQELKDLLFAFTVCKHVKSNAIIYVKDEATVGIGAGQMSRVDSARTAARKSQDASEAAGYDTVMTEGSVVASDAFFPFADGLISAAEAGVTAVIQPGGSIRDDEVIAAADERGLAMVFTGMRHFRH
- a CDS encoding NAD-glutamate dehydrogenase, producing MNSWAQKDNRIDSVVSFATDRMKNAEETGFPEFVRQLYENASPDDLINRPVDELYGIALSLWKFGEDREPGKTKLRVFNTTLEEHGWQSSHTVVQIINDDMPFLLDSVTFNLLEEGCDLHMLLHPILKNRRDTDHKRVAKGGKQVAESFMHIEVTAMTDPAQLKALEEKLHQVMTFVTTAVADWKPIVAKMEEMIGNLDQTPKSVPRSEVTEAQNFMRWLINDNFTFLGYREYDHSGKKSDPDKEPGLGILRDPGVYVLRGPEGLVPVNPEIAHFMTQPEPILITKANVKSLVHRVVHLDYIGFKKYDKSGKVVREARFVGLFTSDSYMERARSVPYLGRKVENIINRSGFKEGSHNARSMLHILETLPRDELFQIDEDQLFETAMGILHLHVRPKCRAFIRKDKFERYVSALVFVPREIYDSTLRGKIEAILCDAYNGELSSRYAQLSNDRTARWHFIIRTKAGNVPNPDPEDINRRIEEVAQRWNDYLQEVLTDHWGEEKGNQLFNKYSKAFNSAYRESFDPRFAVTDVEKLELLPECDNIQFNLFRIAEDPDHIIRLKIYTSHQTIALSDCLPMLENMGLRVIEEMAFDLKVRDKDENVLHVIHDFFLEDVNRQWRDLSEIKDRMEATLRMVWLGRIDNDGFNKLVLRAGLNWRQVLVLRTYSKYLRQLSMSYSQRYMQDTLTQHAEIAGCLAQLFEVSFRTDLGADVDREAERERLTGQVRELLEKVDILDQDRMLRSYLNVIGSTLRTNFYQMDEDDQHKPYVAIKIKSQEVREAPKPKPFAEIFVYSPRVEGVHLRFGPVARGGLRWSDRREDYRTEVLGLVKAQQVKNTVIVPVGAKGGFVPKMLPEGGSREEILEEGIACYKTFISGLLDVTDNLRDTDVIPPQQVIRRDSDDPYLVVAADKGTATFSDIANGLAQDYGFWLDDAFASGGSQGYDHKKMGITARGGWVSVQRHFREKGINVQSDSITVAGIGDMSGDVFGNGMLLSEAIKLVAAFDHRDIFIDPAPDPAKSFAERRRLFDLPRSSWQDYDKKLISKGGGVFSRRAKSIAVSKEIAKLLDIPADQANVTPNELIRFILKSHVDLLWFGGIGTYVKSSHESNGQVGDRGNDAIRVNGHDLNCKVIGEGGNLGCTQLGRIEFALRGGMLNTDAVDNSAGVDCSDNEVNIKILLNSLVSDGHLTRKQRDRLLEDMTDDVAEIVLRDNYLQTQAISVARAASIRELDSFVRYMDDLEKEAHLDRELEFLPGDDELIERGEKDQGLTRPEISVLVAYAKMWLYDELLASDLLDDPYLEKYLAESFPERLSKKYPEAARNHRLRREIIAKVLCNDIVNRGGIHDLKEETGAAPWEIARASIISREVFDLDVLWKKIEELDYIVPATIQILLLMDVEEFARRQTIWFLNNTDPKQPIRSIIEQYKPGIKKLFDMPIVVQTTHEESLKAKIAMYCEQSVSEDLATDISNLEMKVAACDIVQVAEEQKRDVVDVAKAYFMLGDEMGFDWLRDQAEMAETADHWDRLAVKSVVSDLLDQQKLLTRRTLHESKNRSSLAAAKEWLADSEASTARIQKLIREFQLAGHINVTKLGFAARQIRNVVS